The following are encoded in a window of Thermoanaerobacter ethanolicus JW 200 genomic DNA:
- a CDS encoding energy-coupling factor transporter ATPase, with amino-acid sequence MPIKVENLSFVYNEGTPYATVALNNVTFEIQDEEFVGIIGHTGSGKSTLIQHLNGLLKPTSGKIYINGVDITDKKVSLKDVRKEVGLVFQYPEYQLFEETIFKDIAFGPTNLGLSEEEIEKRVYEAMDIVGISRELADKSPFEVSGGQKRRIAIAGILAMKPKILILDEPTAGLDPKGKEEILNKIKEIHDKYKMITILVSHSMEDIARFADKIIVMNKGRIEIIGTPREVFREAEKLEKMGLGVPQITSLARELQKKGVAIPEDILTIEEAKEYIIRYLRGTKNV; translated from the coding sequence ATGCCGATAAAAGTAGAAAATTTAAGCTTTGTGTATAATGAAGGGACGCCATATGCTACTGTTGCTTTAAATAATGTTACTTTTGAAATACAGGATGAAGAGTTCGTGGGAATCATCGGGCACACAGGGTCGGGTAAATCTACGTTAATACAACATTTAAATGGGCTTTTAAAACCCACTTCAGGGAAAATATATATAAATGGAGTAGATATAACAGACAAAAAAGTCAGTTTGAAAGATGTACGAAAAGAAGTAGGATTAGTTTTTCAATATCCTGAATATCAACTTTTTGAAGAAACCATTTTTAAAGATATAGCCTTTGGTCCTACTAATTTGGGACTTAGCGAAGAAGAAATTGAAAAAAGAGTATATGAAGCAATGGATATTGTTGGAATCAGTAGAGAATTAGCAGATAAATCCCCTTTTGAAGTATCAGGTGGCCAAAAACGTAGGATTGCGATAGCAGGAATATTGGCGATGAAGCCTAAAATTTTGATATTAGATGAACCTACTGCAGGCCTTGATCCAAAGGGGAAGGAAGAGATTTTAAACAAAATTAAAGAAATTCATGATAAATATAAGATGATAACAATTTTGGTATCCCATAGCATGGAAGATATAGCTAGATTTGCAGATAAAATAATTGTGATGAACAAAGGAAGAATAGAAATTATTGGGACTCCAAGGGAAGTATTTAGAGAAGCTGAAAAATTAGAAAAGATGGGATTAGGGGTACCACAAATAACTTCTCTCGCAAGAGAATTACAAAAAAAAGGCGTAGCAATTCCAGAAGATATATTAACAATTGAAGAAGCAAAGGAATATATAATTCGTTATCTCAGGGGGACTAAAAATGTTTAG
- a CDS encoding energy-coupling factor transporter ATPase, protein MEHIITTQNLSFEYHAEEQTRHLVLKDINLQFEKGQFIGIIGHNGSGKSTLAKHFNALLLPTEGKVHVKGMDTKDTNHLWDIRQTAGLVFQNPDNQIVATIVEEDVAFGPENLGIPPDEIRERVEYALKAVGMWEYKDYPPHMLSGGQKQRVAIAGIIAMKPECIILDEPTAMLDPIGRREVISTIKKLNKEDGITVILITHFMEEVVDADRVIVMDNGKVVLDGTPKEVFKEVALLKKIGLSVPQVTELAYQLKREGFDVPLDILTVEEMVEFLCR, encoded by the coding sequence ATGGAACACATAATAACTACACAAAATTTATCTTTTGAATATCATGCCGAAGAACAAACTCGACACCTAGTTTTAAAGGATATAAATTTACAGTTTGAAAAAGGGCAGTTTATAGGGATAATTGGTCATAATGGGTCAGGTAAATCAACACTTGCTAAACACTTTAATGCACTTTTATTGCCGACAGAGGGAAAAGTACATGTAAAAGGAATGGACACCAAAGATACAAATCATTTGTGGGATATAAGACAGACTGCTGGGCTTGTTTTTCAAAATCCAGATAATCAAATAGTTGCTACTATTGTTGAAGAGGATGTAGCTTTTGGCCCAGAAAATTTAGGTATTCCACCTGATGAAATAAGAGAAAGAGTTGAATACGCCCTTAAAGCGGTAGGTATGTGGGAATACAAAGATTATCCTCCTCACATGCTCTCAGGTGGACAAAAGCAAAGAGTTGCCATTGCTGGGATAATTGCAATGAAGCCAGAGTGCATAATTTTAGATGAGCCAACGGCAATGCTTGACCCAATAGGAAGAAGGGAAGTCATTTCTACCATAAAAAAGCTCAACAAAGAAGATGGGATTACTGTAATACTCATAACACATTTTATGGAAGAAGTAGTAGATGCAGATAGAGTTATTGTAATGGATAATGGAAAAGTAGTGTTAGATGGTACTCCTAAAGAAGTATTTAAAGAAGTTGCTCTTTTAAAAAAGATTGGCCTTAGTGTGCCCCAAGTTACAGAGTTGGCATACCAATTGAAGAGAGAAGGCTTTGACGTCCCTTTAGATATTTTAACAGTAGAAGAAATGGTGGAATTTTTATGCCGATAA
- the rplQ gene encoding 50S ribosomal protein L17 gives MGYRKLGRPSDQRRAMLRNLVTDFLKYGRITTTEARAKEVRSISEKMITLGKRGDLHARRQALAYILDESVVKKLFDEIAPKYKDRQGGYTRILKLGPRRGDGAPLVIIELV, from the coding sequence GTGGGTTACAGAAAATTAGGCCGTCCTTCTGACCAGAGGAGGGCTATGCTTAGAAATTTAGTCACAGACTTTTTGAAATATGGTAGAATAACTACAACAGAGGCACGAGCAAAAGAGGTTCGCAGCATTTCTGAAAAAATGATTACTCTCGGTAAAAGAGGCGATTTACACGCAAGAAGGCAGGCTTTAGCCTATATCTTAGATGAAAGTGTAGTAAAGAAGTTATTTGACGAAATAGCACCAAAATACAAAGACAGACAAGGTGGTTACACGAGAATTTTAAAGCTTGGGCCTCGCAGAGGAGATGGCGCACCATTAGTAATTATTGAATTAGTGTAA
- a CDS encoding DNA-directed RNA polymerase subunit alpha, with translation MFEMIEPKIEIVEQSEDGTYGKFVVEPLERGYGITLGNSLRRVLLSSLPGAAPKSVKIDGVLHEFSTLPGVKEDVVEIILNLKEVAVKLHSDEPVVGRIDVEGKGEVTAGHIKGSADIEILNPDHHIATLSDDGKLHMEIVFVKGKGYVPSDKNKEPNQPIGVIPVDSIFTPVKRVSYNVENTRVGHVTDYDKLTLEVWTNGTITPKEAISMASDMLIKYFQKFISFTGEYKSSDIFVDKPEKKVEKPLDMTIEELDLSVRSYNCLKRAGINTVQELTQKTEEEMMKVRNLGKKSLEEVKQKLEALGLSLKKADE, from the coding sequence GTGTTTGAAATGATTGAACCAAAAATAGAGATTGTTGAGCAGTCGGAAGATGGGACGTATGGGAAATTTGTAGTGGAGCCTTTAGAAAGAGGATATGGCATAACTCTTGGGAATTCCTTAAGAAGAGTACTTTTGTCCTCTCTTCCTGGTGCTGCTCCTAAATCTGTCAAAATAGATGGAGTATTGCATGAATTTTCAACCCTACCAGGAGTTAAAGAGGATGTAGTAGAAATTATACTTAACCTTAAAGAAGTGGCAGTTAAATTGCATTCAGATGAACCGGTGGTAGGGCGCATAGATGTAGAAGGAAAAGGAGAAGTTACTGCAGGTCATATAAAAGGCAGTGCTGATATAGAAATTTTAAACCCTGACCATCATATAGCTACTTTAAGTGATGATGGTAAACTCCATATGGAGATTGTGTTTGTCAAGGGAAAGGGTTATGTGCCTTCAGATAAAAACAAAGAGCCTAACCAACCGATAGGCGTTATTCCAGTTGATTCTATTTTTACACCAGTAAAAAGGGTAAGCTACAATGTAGAAAATACTCGTGTAGGCCATGTTACAGACTATGATAAACTTACTTTGGAAGTATGGACAAATGGAACTATAACGCCAAAAGAAGCTATTAGTATGGCTTCTGATATGTTGATTAAGTACTTCCAAAAGTTTATATCTTTTACTGGCGAATACAAAAGTTCAGATATTTTTGTGGACAAACCTGAGAAAAAAGTCGAGAAACCTCTTGATATGACAATTGAAGAATTAGACTTGTCTGTTAGGTCCTATAATTGTTTAAAGAGAGCTGGAATAAATACAGTACAAGAGCTCACTCAAAAGACAGAAGAAGAGATGATGAAGGTCAGAAATTTGGGTAAAAAATCTTTAGAAGAGGTTAAACAAAAACTCGAGGCATTAGGACTTAGCTTAAAAAAGGCAGACGAATAA
- the rpsD gene encoding 30S ribosomal protein S4, with translation MGRYIGPTCRLCRREGMKLYLKGDKCYTDKCPVARRGYAPGQHGQEKKKLTNYGMQLREKQKLKRYYGVLERQFVRYYEEAERMKGITGENLLQLLERRLDNVVYRLGFAASRPQARQLVSHGHIEVNGKKVDIPSFLVKPGDVISVREKSRSMELIKNNLEVSRNVPDWLELNKDAFEGRVVSLPRREHIDLPIQEHLIVELYSK, from the coding sequence ATGGGAAGATATATAGGACCAACTTGCAGATTGTGCAGAAGAGAAGGCATGAAATTATATTTAAAAGGAGATAAATGCTATACAGACAAATGTCCTGTTGCAAGAAGAGGATATGCACCAGGACAACATGGACAAGAAAAGAAAAAACTCACTAACTACGGCATGCAACTACGAGAAAAACAAAAACTCAAAAGGTACTATGGCGTTTTAGAGAGACAATTTGTCAGATATTATGAAGAAGCAGAGAGAATGAAAGGAATCACAGGAGAAAATTTGTTACAACTTTTAGAAAGACGTCTTGATAATGTAGTGTATAGGTTGGGCTTTGCAGCATCTCGGCCACAAGCGAGACAATTGGTAAGCCATGGTCATATAGAAGTAAATGGTAAGAAAGTTGATATACCATCTTTCTTAGTAAAGCCAGGAGATGTAATATCTGTGAGGGAAAAGAGCCGTTCAATGGAATTAATAAAGAATAATTTAGAAGTATCAAGAAATGTACCTGATTGGTTAGAACTCAATAAAGATGCTTTTGAAGGTAGAGTAGTTTCATTGCCAAGAAGAGAACACATAGATCTGCCTATCCAAGAGCACTTGATTGTTGAGTTGTATTCTAAGTAA
- the rpsK gene encoding 30S ribosomal protein S11, with amino-acid sequence MAKRVKRAGRKREKKHVERGIAHIHSTFNNTIVTITDPAGNTISWASAGTIGFKGSRKSTPFAAQMAAESAAKAAMDHGMKTVDVYVKGPGAGREAAIRALQAAGLEVSLIKDVTPIPHNGCRPPKRRRV; translated from the coding sequence ATGGCTAAAAGAGTAAAAAGAGCTGGCAGAAAACGCGAGAAAAAACACGTAGAAAGAGGAATTGCCCATATTCATTCTACGTTTAACAATACCATTGTGACTATAACGGATCCTGCTGGAAATACAATTTCTTGGGCAAGTGCTGGTACAATAGGCTTTAAAGGCTCAAGAAAATCAACTCCCTTTGCAGCACAAATGGCGGCAGAATCAGCAGCTAAGGCAGCAATGGATCATGGAATGAAAACAGTTGATGTTTATGTTAAAGGACCTGGTGCAGGTAGAGAAGCAGCAATAAGGGCTTTACAGGCTGCTGGCCTTGAAGTGAGTCTTATAAAAGATGTGACTCCGATTCCTCACAATGGCTGCAGACCACCTAAGAGGAGAAGAGTATAA
- the rpsM gene encoding 30S ribosomal protein S13 gives MARIAGVDLPRDKRVEIALTYIYGIGRSRSNEILAKAGVNPDTRVKDLTEEEVSRLREIIDKEYKVEGDLRKEVAMNIKRLMDIGCYRGIRHKRGLPVRGQRTRTNARTRKGPRKTVAKKKK, from the coding sequence ATGGCGAGAATTGCAGGCGTTGACTTGCCAAGAGATAAACGAGTGGAAATAGCTTTGACATATATATATGGTATTGGCCGTTCTCGTTCAAATGAGATACTTGCTAAAGCAGGTGTAAATCCAGACACAAGGGTCAAGGATTTAACAGAAGAAGAAGTTTCTAGATTGAGAGAGATAATTGATAAAGAATACAAAGTTGAAGGCGACTTAAGAAAAGAAGTTGCTATGAACATCAAAAGGTTAATGGATATAGGATGCTACAGAGGAATAAGGCATAAAAGAGGACTACCCGTAAGAGGACAAAGAACAAGGACTAATGCTAGAACGAGAAAGGGTCCAAGGAAAACTGTTGCTAAGAAGAAGAAGTAA
- the rpmJ gene encoding 50S ribosomal protein L36, with the protein MKVRPSVKPICEKCKVIKRKGRVMVICENPKHKQKQG; encoded by the coding sequence ATGAAGGTGAGACCATCTGTAAAACCTATTTGCGAAAAATGTAAAGTTATAAAAAGAAAAGGTAGAGTTATGGTAATTTGTGAAAATCCAAAGCATAAACAAAAACAAGGCTAG
- the infA gene encoding translation initiation factor IF-1 — protein sequence MAKDDVIEVEGTVIEALPNAMFQVQLDNGHKVLAHVSGKLRMNFIRILPGDRVTVELSPYDLSRGRIVWRGK from the coding sequence TTGGCAAAAGATGATGTTATTGAAGTTGAGGGCACAGTGATAGAGGCTTTACCAAATGCTATGTTTCAAGTACAATTAGATAATGGGCATAAAGTATTAGCCCATGTATCCGGAAAACTGAGAATGAATTTTATACGAATACTTCCAGGAGACAGGGTGACAGTAGAATTGTCTCCTTATGACTTGAGTCGTGGAAGAATAGTATGGCGTGGAAAGTGA
- a CDS encoding KOW domain-containing RNA-binding protein: MEDLQIGQVVRSKAGRDKGRVFVVVGKFDDQHVLVADGDLRKIEKPKKKKFKHLQRYNDVIWQIKEKIQKGDKLTNEEIRKFLEPYKS; the protein is encoded by the coding sequence ATGGAAGACTTGCAAATTGGTCAGGTAGTGAGGAGCAAAGCAGGTCGCGACAAAGGCAGAGTTTTTGTAGTTGTAGGAAAGTTTGATGACCAACACGTTCTTGTAGCTGATGGGGACCTTCGAAAGATAGAAAAACCTAAGAAAAAAAAGTTTAAACACCTTCAAAGATATAATGACGTGATTTGGCAGATTAAAGAAAAAATTCAAAAGGGCGATAAATTAACTAATGAAGAAATCAGAAAATTTTTAGAACCTTATAAATCCTAA
- the map gene encoding type I methionyl aminopeptidase yields the protein MIYIKSKNEIDLMRTAGKVIANLFEVLERAIKPGVTTLELNRIAEDFIIKNGCKPAFKGLYGFPASICASINEEVVHGIPSLRKLKEGDIISIDLGATYKGYNADAARTFPVGDISKEAQKLIEVTKNSFFEGIKYAREGNRLSDISHAIQTYVESHGFSVVREYVGHGIGIKMHEDPQIPNFGPPGRGPRLKRGMCLAIEPMVNAGHYAVRTLEDNWTVVTVDGSLSAHYENTIVITDGDPEILTIL from the coding sequence ATGATATATATCAAGTCTAAAAATGAGATTGATTTGATGAGAACAGCTGGCAAGGTAATAGCAAATCTCTTTGAGGTTTTAGAAAGGGCAATTAAGCCAGGAGTTACGACGTTAGAGCTTAATAGAATTGCAGAAGACTTTATAATAAAAAATGGCTGTAAACCTGCCTTCAAAGGTTTATACGGTTTTCCTGCTAGTATTTGCGCTTCAATAAACGAAGAAGTAGTTCATGGGATACCAAGTTTAAGAAAACTTAAAGAAGGCGATATTATAAGTATAGACCTTGGAGCTACCTATAAAGGGTATAATGCAGATGCAGCAAGAACTTTTCCTGTTGGAGATATATCGAAGGAAGCACAAAAATTGATTGAGGTCACAAAAAATAGCTTTTTTGAGGGTATAAAATACGCGAGAGAAGGGAATAGGTTATCTGATATTTCTCACGCAATACAAACTTATGTAGAAAGTCATGGCTTTTCAGTAGTAAGAGAATATGTTGGACATGGGATAGGTATAAAAATGCATGAAGATCCACAGATTCCTAATTTTGGTCCTCCTGGAAGAGGGCCTAGATTAAAAAGAGGTATGTGCCTTGCTATAGAACCGATGGTAAATGCGGGACATTATGCAGTAAGGACATTAGAAGATAATTGGACAGTAGTGACTGTTGATGGCAGTTTATCAGCCCATTACGAAAATACTATTGTTATTACGGATGGGGACCCAGAAATACTGACCATTTTATAA
- a CDS encoding adenylate kinase: MRVILLGPPGAGKGTQAVKIAKEFDIPHISTGDIFRQNLRDNTDLGKLAKEYMDKGLLVPDEVTNKIVEDRLEKDDCQKGFLLDGYPRNVTQAEELDRFLQQKGTYLDCVLNIEVEEDALIERITGRRVCPNCGATYHIKTSPPAVDNVCDKCSTKLIQRSDDKLESVVKRLEVYESQTKPLIEYYTKKNILVNIDGNKSVEEVFEDIKKALGDRGK, from the coding sequence ATGAGAGTAATACTTTTAGGACCCCCAGGTGCTGGCAAAGGGACACAAGCTGTGAAAATTGCTAAGGAGTTTGACATTCCTCATATTTCGACAGGAGATATTTTTAGACAAAATTTAAGAGATAATACTGACTTAGGGAAACTAGCAAAAGAATACATGGACAAAGGCTTATTGGTCCCCGATGAGGTTACGAATAAAATAGTGGAAGATAGATTAGAAAAAGATGATTGCCAAAAAGGGTTTTTGTTAGACGGATATCCAAGAAATGTAACACAAGCGGAAGAATTGGATAGATTTTTGCAGCAAAAAGGAACCTATCTTGATTGCGTTCTAAACATTGAAGTTGAGGAAGATGCTTTGATAGAAAGGATTACTGGCAGGAGAGTATGTCCTAATTGTGGTGCTACTTATCACATAAAGACTTCTCCTCCTGCAGTTGACAATGTATGTGACAAATGTAGCACAAAACTTATACAGCGTTCCGACGATAAGTTAGAATCAGTTGTGAAAAGACTAGAAGTTTATGAAAGTCAAACTAAGCCTTTGATTGAGTATTATACAAAGAAAAACATTTTAGTGAATATTGATGGAAATAAATCGGTAGAAGAAGTATTTGAAGATATAAAAAAGGCTTTGGGAGACAGAGGCAAATGA
- the secY gene encoding preprotein translocase subunit SecY: MFQTLVNAWKVDDIRKRILYTLGMLVIFRLGSHIPVPGVDPKLIAQILGQGQLFGFFDIISGGAFREFTIFAMSIVPYINASIIMQLLTIAIPSLEQMAKEGEEGRKKIAQYTRYLTVVLALIQAIGMTIGLKRAVINPTFFNLTVIVITLTAGTAFLMWLGEKITENGIGNGSSLIIFAGIISRIPNMIYLTSEYIQAGTANIFGAIAFVVAELIMIVLIILATEGQRRIPVQYAKRVVGRKVYGGQSTHIPIRINMAGVIPIIFALSLLQFPQQLATFFPRSSFYNFVQKWLSTSGLIYNILDILLIIGFTYFYTAVIFNPVDVSDNLKKYGGFIPGIRPGKPTTDYLTRVLNRVTFVGALFLAFIATMPVILMNVTGLQLYFGGTALLIAVGVALDTMKQIEGHLIMRNYQGFLK; the protein is encoded by the coding sequence GTGTTTCAAACCCTTGTCAATGCTTGGAAGGTTGATGATATAAGAAAAAGGATACTTTATACTTTAGGAATGCTAGTGATATTTAGATTAGGGTCCCATATTCCTGTGCCAGGAGTTGACCCAAAGCTGATTGCTCAAATACTTGGTCAAGGGCAATTGTTCGGATTTTTTGACATAATATCCGGTGGTGCTTTTCGAGAATTTACGATTTTTGCCATGAGCATTGTGCCTTACATTAACGCTTCAATTATAATGCAACTTTTGACAATAGCAATTCCCTCTCTTGAACAAATGGCAAAAGAAGGGGAAGAGGGAAGAAAGAAAATTGCTCAGTATACCAGATATTTAACAGTTGTACTTGCCTTGATACAAGCTATAGGAATGACAATTGGGCTAAAGAGAGCAGTTATCAATCCTACATTTTTTAACTTGACGGTCATTGTTATAACTTTGACGGCAGGTACTGCTTTTCTGATGTGGTTAGGTGAAAAAATTACTGAAAATGGAATAGGCAACGGAAGTTCATTAATAATTTTTGCGGGGATAATTTCTAGGATTCCTAACATGATATATCTGACAAGTGAATATATTCAAGCAGGTACTGCTAATATTTTTGGTGCTATTGCTTTTGTAGTTGCGGAGCTTATAATGATAGTATTGATAATTCTAGCAACAGAAGGGCAAAGAAGAATTCCGGTGCAATATGCCAAAAGGGTTGTTGGCAGAAAAGTTTATGGTGGCCAAAGTACTCACATTCCTATAAGAATAAACATGGCAGGGGTTATTCCTATTATATTCGCTCTTTCACTATTACAGTTTCCGCAACAATTAGCAACCTTTTTCCCACGGTCGTCATTTTACAACTTTGTGCAAAAATGGCTTAGCACAAGTGGGCTAATATACAATATTTTAGATATATTATTGATAATAGGATTTACTTATTTCTATACAGCAGTAATCTTCAATCCAGTAGATGTCTCAGATAATTTAAAAAAATATGGTGGATTTATTCCTGGAATAAGGCCAGGGAAACCAACTACAGACTATCTTACAAGGGTATTGAATAGAGTTACTTTTGTAGGAGCATTATTCTTAGCATTTATTGCTACAATGCCAGTAATTTTAATGAATGTAACGGGGTTACAACTTTACTTTGGAGGTACAGCACTTTTAATAGCAGTTGGTGTGGCACTTGATACTATGAAACAAATTGAGGGACACCTTATCATGAGGAACTATCAAGGATTTTTGAAATAA
- the rplO gene encoding 50S ribosomal protein L15, protein MRLHDLKPAEGARRERKRVGRGIGSGHGKTSGRGQKGQKARSGGGVRPGFEGGQMPLTRRLPKRGFTNIFKKEYAIVNVGTLEERFEDGAVITPEVLIESGIIKDVKDGVKILGDGDLSKKFTVKAHKFSQSAIEKIQAVGGKAEVI, encoded by the coding sequence ATGAGACTGCACGATTTAAAACCAGCTGAAGGAGCAAGACGTGAAAGAAAAAGAGTAGGAAGAGGAATAGGTTCTGGACATGGTAAAACTTCAGGCAGAGGACAAAAAGGGCAAAAAGCAAGAAGTGGCGGTGGAGTGCGTCCGGGTTTTGAAGGAGGCCAAATGCCACTTACAAGAAGACTCCCAAAAAGAGGTTTTACTAACATATTCAAAAAAGAATATGCAATTGTAAATGTTGGAACTTTAGAAGAAAGGTTTGAGGATGGAGCGGTAATTACTCCTGAAGTTTTAATAGAAAGTGGTATAATTAAAGATGTAAAAGATGGGGTTAAGATATTAGGTGACGGAGATTTAAGCAAAAAATTCACTGTTAAGGCTCATAAATTCAGTCAAAGTGCCATTGAAAAAATACAAGCCGTTGGGGGAAAGGCAGAGGTGATTTAA